From Seriola aureovittata isolate HTS-2021-v1 ecotype China chromosome 20, ASM2101889v1, whole genome shotgun sequence, a single genomic window includes:
- the LOC130161542 gene encoding clavesin-1-like, giving the protein MTHLHAGLSSETTEKARLELNENPDTLHQDIQQVRDMIVTRPDIGFLRTDDDFILRFLRARKFDQVETFRLLAQYFQFRQQNLDMFQSFKVDDPGIKRALMDGFPGVLETPDQHGRKILILFASNWDQSRNSFTDILRAILLSLEVLIENPELQINGFILIIDWSNFSFKQASKLTPNILKLAIEGLQDSFPARFGGIHFVNQPWYIHAMYTIIKPFLKDKTRKRIFLHGNNLNSLHQLIQPECLPSEFGGTLPPYDMGIWARTLLGPDYNDETEYTLTYDALHVRENCGGGGDKEMMKRSQSAVEPGTLRQTDRETSTPLLALD; this is encoded by the exons ATGACACACCTACACGCCGGCCTGAGCTCCGAGACGACGGAGAAAGCTCGTTTGGAGCTGAACGAAAACCCGGACACTCTGCACCAGGACATCCAGCAG GTGCGGGACATGATCGTGACGCGGCCCGACATCGGTTTCCTGCGGACGGACGACGACTTCATCCTCCGCTTCCTGAGAGCCAGGAAGTTCGACCAGGTGGAGACGTTCAGGCTGCTGGCCCAGTACTTCCAGTTCAGGCAGCAGAACCTCGACATGTTCCAGAGCTTCAAG gtggatGACCCTGGTATTAAGCGAGCGCTGATGGACGGTTTCCCGGGCGTGTTGGAGACTCCAGATCAACATGGTCGAAAAATCCTGATCCTGTTCGCCTCCAACTGGGACCAgagcag gaacTCGTTCACAGACATCCTGCGGGCGATCCTGCTCTCTCTGGAGGTCCTGATAGAAAACCCGGAGCTGCAGATCAACGgcttcatcctcatcatcgACTGGAGCAACTTCTCCTTCAAACAGGCGTCGAAGCTCACGCCCAACATCCTGAAGCTGGCTATCGAAGGCCTTCAG GACAGTTTTCCCGCTCGCTTCGGAGGAATCCATTTTGTGAACCAGCCGTGGTACATTCACGCCATGTACACCATCATCAAACCCTTCCTCAAGGACAAGACCAGGAAGAGG atctTCCTCCACGGTAACAACCTGAACTCGCTCCACCAGCTCATCCAGCCCGAGTGTTTGCCGTCGGAGTTCGGCGGGACGCTGCCGCCGTACGACATGGGCATCTGGGCGCGAACGCTGCTGGGACCCGACTACAACGACGAGACGGAGTACACGCTGACGTACGACGCGCTGCACGTCAGGGAGaactgtggaggaggaggagacaaggagatgatgaagag GTCTCAGTCGGCCGTTGAACCAGGAACTCTCCGACAAACCGACAGAGAGACCAGCACGCCGCTACTGGCCCtggactga
- the riok3 gene encoding serine/threonine-protein kinase RIO3 — translation MDRTGVTTETPKSPWGSVTPAAPSCSLADVMSEQLARQLEEENNTFPTLTEPGSDLLLSDEASDTTSDLMLAQMLQMQFDREFDDQLRREEKKFNGDSKVSISFENYRMVHPYEDSDSSEDEVDWQDTRHDPYRAEKPQTTPRKGFTGKGKNITTKHDEVMCGRKNTARMDNFAPEVHVGDGLGMDLKLSNQVFNSLKQHCYSEQRRSSRLHEKKEHSTAEQAVDPRTRLLMYKMVNAGVLEHINGCISTGKESVVFHADGGSLEEQPVPDEVVLKVFKTTLNEFKNRDRYIKDDYRFIDRFSKLNPRKIIRLWAEKEMHNLSRMKKAEIPCPEVVMLKKHILVMSFIGKDHVPAPKLKDARLGSEDMKNAYYQVLHMMQQLFQECNLVHADLSEYNMLWHEGKVWLIDVSQSVEPTHPHGLEFLFRDCRNVSTFFQKRGVSEAMSVYDLFNAVTGLNIPVGAEEEAEFFAEIVALEKRNEDHVQRRGKKTFPLSSEDGDPPLKPDADD, via the exons ATGGATCGAACAGGAGTCACGACAGAAACACCAAAG agccCGTGGGGTTCGGTGACCCCGGCAGCTCCGTCCTGCTCTCTGGCTGATGTAATGAGTGAACAGCTGGCCagacagctggaggaggagaacaacACCTTCCCTACTCTGACTGA GCCTGGATCAGACCTGTTGCTGTCGGACGAGGCTTCGGACACGACCAGTGACCTGATGCTCGCCCAGATGTTGCAGATGCAGTTCGACCGCGAGTTTGACGATCAGCTCCGCCGCGAGGAGAAGAAGTTCAACGGAGACAGCAAAG TGTCCATCTCCTTCGAGAACTACAGGATGGTCCATCCATATGAAGACAGCGACAGCTCGGAGGACGAGGTGGACTGGCAGGACACGAGACACGACCCCTATAGAGCAG AAAAACCTCAGACCACGCCCAGGAAAGGCTTCACTGGGAAAGGAAAGAACATCACCACCAAACACGACGAGGTGATGTGTGGACGTAAGAACACTGCTCGCATGGACAAT TTTGCTCCTGAGGTCCACGTGGGTGACGGTCTGGGGATGGACCTGAAGTTGTCCAACCAGGTGTTCAACTCTCTGAAGCAGCACTGCTACAGCGAGCAGAGACGCAGCTCCAGGCTGCACGAGAAGAAGGAGCACTCCACCGCC gaaCAAGCAGTGGACCCTCGCACTCGCCTGCTGATGTATAAGATGGTGAACGCCGGCGTGCTGGAACACATCAACGGCTGCATCAGCACCGGGAAAGAGTCCGTCGTCTTCCACGCTGACGGAGGGAG cctgGAGGAGCAGCCGGTCCCGGACGAGGTGGTGCTGAAGGTGTTCAAGACGACGCTCAACGAGTTCAAGAACAGAGACCGCTACATCAAAGACGACTATCGCTTCATAGACAGATTCAGCAAACTGAACCCGCGCAAAATCATCCGGCTGTGGGCCGAGAAGGAGATGCACAACCTGAGCAG GATGAAGAAGGCGGAGATCCCGTGTCCGGAGGTGGTGATGTTGAAGAAACACATCCTGGTGATGTCGTTCATCGGTAAAGACCACGTTCCCGCTCCCAAACTCAAAGACGCCAGGTTGGGCTCCGAGGACATGAAGAACGCCTACTACCAGGTCCTACAT atgatgcagcagctgtttcaggaGTGTAACCTGGTTCATGCTGATCTCAGTGAATACAACATGCTGTGGCACGAAGGGAAG GTGTGGTTGATAGACGTCAGTCAGTCCGTCGAGCCCACCCATCCTCACGGCCTGGAGTTCCTCTTCAGAGACTGCAGGAACGTTTCCACG TTTTTCCAGAAGAGAGGAGTGAGCGAGGCGATGAGTGTGTACGACCTTTTCAACGCCGTGACCGGACTGAACATCCCTGTAGGCGCAGAAGAAGAGGCTGAATTTTTCGCCGAG ATCGTGGCGTTGGAGAAGAGGAACGAGGATCACGTTCAGAGGCGAGGGAAGAAAACGTTCCCCCTCTCCTCCGAGGACGGCGATCCTCCTTTAAAACCCGACGCTGATGACTAA
- the rmc1 gene encoding regulator of MON1-CCZ1 complex — protein MSEEHYLELCENPVQFEHASSVNNVFFDEANKQVFAVRSGGATGVVVKGPDDKSSVAFRMDDKGEVKCIKFSIGNKILAVQRTSKSVDFINFIPDYPHTEFTQECKTKNASVLGFCWTNWNEIVFITDQGIEFYQVFPDKRSVKLLKSQSINVNWYQYCPETAVILLSTTVQGNILQPFAFRNGTMSKMSKFEIELPVVPKPAKLSLSERDIAMATIYGQLYVMYLKHHSRTANSPSAEVVLYHLPREGACKKSHVLKLNTTGKFALNIVDNLVVVHHQSSQTSLIFDIKLKEPDCAVNTHQPVLPARSIHPYRIPLSGPAVVPSQPPVPCQLYSSSWSVFQPDIIISASEGYLWYLQVKLPPTVNLLQDKGKLMDFLLRRRDCKMVILSVCSQILEGGEKGSLPVVATVFDKLNQVYKEYLEAEQSYTVAMESGPSRGSAAQKRPVRTQAVIDQSDMYTHVLSSFTERKGVSHKFIIAVLMEYIRSLNQFQITVQHYLYELVIKTLVQHNLFYMLHQFLQYHVLSDSKPLACLLLSLESTYPPAHQLSLDMLKRLSTANDEIVEVLLSKQQVLGALRFIRSVGGHDNVSARKFLDAARQTGDQMLFYTVFRSFQQRNQRLRGSPGFNPGEHCEEHVVHFKQLFGEQALMKPSTV, from the exons ATGAGTGAGGAACATTACCTGGAGCTGTGCGAGAACCCGGTGCAGTTTGAACACGCCTCCAGCGTCAACAACGTCTTCTTCGATGAGGCTAACAAGCAG GTGTTTGCGGTGCGTTCAGGGGGAGCCACAGGTGTGGTGGTCAAAGGCCCAGATGACAAGAGCAGTGTTGCCTTCAG AATGGATGATAAAGGAGAAGTGAAGTGCATCAAGTTCTCCATTGGAAATAAGATCTTGGCAGTTCAGAGAACCTCAAAGTCTGTG GATTTCATCAACTTTATACCCGACTATCCGCACACAGAGTTCACCCAGGAATGCAAG acGAAGAACGCAagtgttttgggtttctgttgGACCAACTGGAACGAGATCGTCTTCATCACCGACCAGGGGATAGAGTTTTACCAG gtgtTTCCAGACAAGCGCAGTGTGAAGCTGCTGAAGAGTCAGAGTATTAATGTGAACTGGTACCAGTACTGTCCGGAGACGGCCGTCATCCTGCTGTCCACCACCGTGCAGGGAAACATCCTGCAGCCCTTCGCCTTCAGG aACGGGACCATGTCCAAGATGTCTAAGTTTGAGATCGAGCTTCCGGTCGTCCCCAAACCTGCCAAACTCAGCCTGTCGGAGAGAGACATCGCCATGGCGACAAT TTACGGTCAGCTGTATGTGATGTATCTGAAGCATCATTCAAGAACAGCAAACAGTCCGAGTGCAGAGGTGGTGCTGTACCACCTaccaag ggagGGTGCGTGTAAAAAGAGTCACGTGTTGAAGCTGAACACCACGGGGAAGTTTGCTCTGAACATCGTGGACAACCTGGTGGTGGTTCATCACCAGAGCTCccag aCGTCTCTGATCTTCGACATCAAGCTGAAGGAGCCGGACTGTGCCGTCAACACACACCAGCCTGTTCTACCCGCCCGCTCCATTCACCCCTACAGGATCCCACtgtcag GTCCAGCTGTCGTCCCCTCTCAGCCTCCCGTCCCCTGTCAGCTCT actcctcctcctggagCGTCTTCCAAcctgacatcatcatcagtgcCAGTGAAG gttacCTGTGGTACCTGCAGGTGAAGCTGCCTCCAACTgtgaacctgctgcaggacaaAGGCAAACTGATGGACTTCCTGTTACGACGGAGAGACTGCAAGATGGtcatcctgtctgtctgctctcagA TCCTGGAGGGCGGCGAGAAGGGAAGTCTTCCTGTCGTCGCGACCGTCTTTGACAAACTCAACCAGGTGTACAAGGAATACCTGGAGGCGGAGCAGAGCTACACTGTG GCGATGGAGTCCGGTCCGAGTCGAGGCAGCGCAGCTCAGAAACGTCCGGTCAGAACTCAGGCCGTCATCGACCAAtcagacatgtacacacacgtcCTGTCATCTTTCACAGAGAGGAAG GGGGTGTCACATAAGTTCATCATCGCGGTGCTGATGGAGTACATCCGCTCTCTGAACCAGTTCCAGATCACCGTGCAG CATTACCTGTATGAGCTGGTGATTAAAACGCTGGTGCAACACAACCTCTTCTACATGCTGCATCAGTTCCTGCAGTATCACGTCCTCAGCGACTCCAAACCGCTG GCGTGTTTGCTTCTGTCTCTGGAGAGTACATACCCTCCTGCACATCAGCTGTCACTGGACATGCTGAAG cgtCTGTCCACGGCCAACGACGAGATCGTTGAGGTTCTGTTGTCCAAGCAGCAGGTTCTGGGCGCGCTCAGATTCATCCGCAGTGTCG GCGGACATGACAACGTGTCGGCGAGGAAGTTTCTGGACGCAGCGCGGCAAACCGGAGACCAGATGTTGTTCTACACCGTATTCAGGTCGTTCCAGCAGAGAAACCAACGGCTGAGAGGAAGCCCCGGCTTTAATCctg gagagcACTGTGAGGAGCATGTGGTCCACTTTAAGCAGCTGTTCGGGGAGCAGGCACTGATGAAACCGTCCACAGTGTGA